The proteins below are encoded in one region of Scomber japonicus isolate fScoJap1 chromosome 2, fScoJap1.pri, whole genome shotgun sequence:
- the zgc:172076 gene encoding zgc:172076, with protein MENILKKTGWDAVKRTSLAPPDPMTQFNLRRGSPEEEFPDLARNHTWMGQILTQAMYNRQFNRCTQSGVIFDDVIRPGLEEPGEFSGPVTVGCVAGDAQSYILFCDFFDRIIEACHGQKVTVQTPESDFNYDNLKGGDDLDRSYAVRCEVSVVRGIDEFCFPTHCSRGERRQLLTLARKALQRLQDEELPGHLLLLEELNQEQQRELNLDLNLPSSSQLRTGVARDWPDSRAVWASEDGSLVVWINMEDHLRLVSTRDDTDIAEAFKCICINLQKLEEYYKALRHPFIWKQQLGWVTSSPADVGTGLRISVHVKLQHLPKHKRLQDVLKRLRIRMDQTESPALYCVSNMATFGPSEVELTQVVVDGVKLLIAMEKRLEGGGDIDDIVPTQKK; from the exons ATGGAAAACATCCTTAAAAAGACGGGCTGGGATGCTGTcaagaggaca AGTTTGGCTCCCCCCGACCCCATGACCCAGTTCAACCTGAGGAGAGGTTCCCCTGAGGAGGAGTTTCCTGACCTGGCCAGAAACCACACCTGGATGGGTCAGATCCTCACACAGGCCATGTACAACCGCCAGTTCAACCGCTGCACCCAGAGCGGAGTGATCTTCGATGATGTCATCCGCCCGGGCCTCGAGGAACCag GTGAGTTTTCGGGTCCTGTGACTGTGGGCTGTGTCGCCGGTGACGCCCAGTCCTACATCCTGTTCTGTGACTTCTTCGACCGGATCATCGAGGCGTGTCACGGCCAGAAGGTCACCGTCCAAACGCCCGAGAGCGACTTCAACTACGACAACCTAAAG gggggtgATGACTTGGACAGGTCCTACGCCGTGCGCTGTGAAGTGAGCGTTGTTCGAGGTATCGATGAGTTCTGCTTCCCGACTCACTGCAGCCGAGGAGAGCGCAGACAGCTCCTCACGCTGGCCAGGAAAG CTCTGCAGCGGCTGCAGGACGAGGAGCTGCCGGGTCACCTCCTCTTACTGGAGGAGCTGaaccaggagcagcagagagaactgaacctggacctgaaccttccttcttcctcccagctCCGTACTGGCGTGGCCCGGGACTGGCCTGACTCCAGAGCAGTCTG GGCGAGTGAAGATGGCAGCCTGGTGGTCTGGATCAACATGGAGGACCACCTCAGACTGGTGTCCACGCGAGACGACACTGACATCGCCGAGGCGTTTAAATGCATCTGCATCAACCTGCAGAAG CTGGAGGAGTACTACAAGGCGCTCAGACACCCGTTCATCTGGAAGCAGCAGCTGGGATGGGTGACGAGCTCTCCGGCCGACGTTGGGACGGGTCTGAGGATCAGCGTCCACGTGAAGCTGCAACACCTTCCCAAACACAAGCGGCTGCAGGACGTTCTGAAGAGGCTCAGGATCCGCATGGACCAAACAg AATCCCCGGCTCTGTACTGCGTGAGCAACATGGCGACGTTCGGGCCGAGCGAGGTGGAGCTGACCCAGGTGGTGGTGGACGGAGTCAAACTGCTCATCGCCATGGAGAAGAGGCTGGAGGGAGGCGGAGACATCGATGACATCGTTCCTACACAGAAGAAGTAG